The Azospirillum baldaniorum genome window below encodes:
- a CDS encoding enoyl-CoA hydratase/isomerase family protein: MTGTLLVRDDGDLRRITLNRPAKINALDTATLRALAEAVDGAPADGAALVAIDGAGPRGFCAGGDVAEMSRGAEAFAAQEEALRAAMQALHGSAVPVISVVHGRTLGAGCIVACLSDLVLGADDVQFGFPEMRFGLYPAFVHAALTERLPAALAFQILAGGRMMDAAQAYGFGFLTEILPADGFAETAEARIAYYRDRLDALAAGRRILRMEDRPSMAEKTARLAPLLAENHAAPSVRRLLSGLSFAR, translated from the coding sequence ATGACCGGCACGCTTCTCGTCCGCGACGACGGCGATCTGCGGCGCATCACTCTGAACCGCCCCGCGAAGATCAACGCGCTCGACACCGCGACCCTGCGGGCGCTGGCCGAGGCCGTGGACGGCGCGCCCGCCGACGGCGCGGCCCTGGTGGCGATCGATGGCGCCGGACCGCGCGGCTTCTGCGCCGGCGGCGATGTCGCCGAGATGAGCCGCGGTGCCGAGGCCTTCGCCGCCCAGGAGGAGGCGCTGCGGGCGGCGATGCAGGCGCTGCATGGATCGGCGGTGCCGGTGATCAGCGTGGTCCACGGCCGGACGCTGGGCGCTGGCTGCATCGTGGCGTGCCTCAGCGACCTCGTGCTGGGCGCCGACGATGTGCAGTTCGGCTTTCCGGAGATGCGCTTCGGCCTCTACCCGGCCTTCGTCCACGCCGCCCTGACGGAACGGCTGCCGGCGGCGCTGGCCTTCCAGATCCTGGCGGGGGGTCGGATGATGGACGCGGCGCAGGCCTACGGCTTCGGCTTCCTGACGGAGATCCTGCCCGCAGACGGCTTTGCCGAGACGGCGGAGGCGCGCATCGCCTACTACCGCGACCGACTGGACGCCCTGGCGGCGGGCCGGCGCATCCTGCGGATGGAGGACCGCCCATCGATGGCGGAAAAGACCGCGCGGCTGGCCCCGCTGCTGGCCGAGAACCACG
- a CDS encoding MaoC family dehydratase, with the protein MADGTITIDRLTPVTKRIDRAAIRLYAELTDDFNPIHVDPDFAATTPMKGIIAHGLLSVNLLWQSVRHSLGEAAVSDATLDIRFLRPVREDDVVTAGGQRRADGDGYDVWIDNQHGETVIAGRILHGPGRAAS; encoded by the coding sequence ATGGCGGACGGGACGATCACCATCGACCGCCTGACCCCGGTCACCAAGCGGATCGACCGCGCGGCGATCCGGCTCTACGCCGAGCTGACCGACGATTTCAACCCGATCCACGTCGATCCCGACTTCGCGGCGACGACGCCGATGAAGGGCATCATCGCCCACGGCCTGCTGTCGGTGAATCTGCTCTGGCAGTCGGTCCGGCACAGCCTGGGCGAGGCGGCGGTGTCCGACGCGACGCTCGACATCCGCTTCCTGCGCCCGGTGCGCGAGGACGACGTGGTGACCGCGGGCGGCCAGCGCCGCGCCGACGGCGACGGCTACGACGTCTGGATCGACAACCAGCATGGTGAAACGGTGATCGCCGGACGCATCCTGCACGGGCCGGGGAGGGCTGCGTCATGA
- a CDS encoding MaoC family dehydratase, protein MHLFDTLREGAAFGAEELHLSDALMERWTSLYPDDPPDGRMPAGMIAVATMRAYSSLVVPRPPGNIHGSQRYEMLRRPAVGERLTTRIACAGKELKRDRRWVHFDTETVGEDGTPCFRGRMTILWAA, encoded by the coding sequence ATGCATCTGTTCGACACGCTCCGGGAGGGCGCCGCCTTCGGCGCCGAGGAGCTTCACCTGTCCGACGCGCTGATGGAGCGCTGGACCAGCCTCTACCCCGACGACCCGCCGGACGGGCGAATGCCCGCCGGGATGATCGCGGTGGCCACCATGCGGGCCTATTCCAGCCTCGTCGTGCCGCGTCCGCCGGGGAATATCCACGGCTCCCAGCGTTACGAGATGCTGCGCCGCCCGGCGGTCGGGGAGCGTTTGACCACCCGCATCGCCTGCGCCGGAAAGGAGCTGAAGCGCGACCGCCGCTGGGTCCATTTCGACACCGAGACGGTGGGGGAGGACGGGACCCCCTGCTTCCGCGGCCGCATGACCATCCTGTGGGCGGCCTGA
- a CDS encoding Zn-ribbon domain-containing OB-fold protein encodes MTSTDAAPAKPVPLVTADTRAFWDACAEGALTFQRCAACGHVQFPPRPFCTECRAAGPGTERSAGLGTIHSFTIVHRPPTAAFKADTPYVLALVDFDEGFRLMVNLRGCPPSEARIGLRVCVLFEPLAGGGALPQVRLLVE; translated from the coding sequence ATGACCTCGACCGATGCAGCTCCCGCAAAGCCCGTTCCGCTGGTCACCGCGGACACCCGCGCCTTCTGGGACGCCTGCGCGGAGGGGGCGCTGACCTTTCAGCGCTGCGCCGCCTGCGGCCATGTCCAGTTTCCGCCGCGGCCCTTCTGCACCGAATGCCGGGCCGCAGGGCCGGGGACGGAGCGGTCCGCCGGGCTCGGCACCATCCACAGCTTCACCATCGTCCACCGACCGCCGACCGCGGCCTTCAAGGCGGACACACCCTACGTCCTGGCGTTGGTCGATTTCGACGAGGGCTTCCGCCTGATGGTCAATCTGCGCGGTTGCCCACCCTCGGAGGCCCGCATCGGCCTGCGCGTCTGCGTCCTGTTCGAGCCGTTGGCCGGTGGCGGCGCGCTGCCGCAGGTCCGGCTCCTGGTGGAGTGA
- a CDS encoding thiolase family protein: MTPVISGAADTAVGRLDGSGCMALHAEAASAALADAGLRADEVDGVLCAYSLAEPHLMLSSVFNEYFGIAPSYSAAVQAGGATACALVMQAAALVRAGICRNVLAVCADNRLTGLGRNGAVAALAEVGHPQFERPYGMSIPAAYALVARRCMHERGVTAEHLAAISVTQRGHARRHPKAQARDPLTMEQALSARMIADPLRLFDCCLVSDGGAALVVSAADAAADHTDRAVSILGYGQMNTHEHAFAMPSLTDFGCRQSAAQAFAMAGLTPADIDVAEIYDSFTITLLAELESIGFFPKGEAGPAILDGALELDGVLPCNTHGGLLSYGHSGAAGGMFHIVEAVRQLRGEAEARQVAGAETAFVHGDGGILSAHCSLILGRA; this comes from the coding sequence ATGACCCCGGTGATCTCCGGAGCCGCCGACACCGCCGTCGGGCGGCTGGACGGCAGCGGCTGCATGGCGCTTCACGCCGAAGCGGCGTCCGCGGCGCTGGCCGACGCCGGCCTGCGGGCGGACGAGGTGGACGGCGTGCTCTGCGCCTATTCGCTGGCCGAGCCGCATCTGATGCTGTCGTCGGTCTTCAACGAGTATTTCGGAATCGCGCCGTCCTACAGCGCCGCCGTCCAGGCCGGCGGGGCGACCGCCTGCGCGCTGGTGATGCAGGCGGCGGCGTTGGTGCGGGCGGGCATCTGCCGCAACGTCCTGGCCGTCTGCGCCGACAACCGGCTGACCGGGCTGGGGCGCAACGGCGCCGTCGCCGCGCTGGCCGAGGTCGGGCATCCGCAGTTCGAGCGCCCCTACGGCATGTCGATCCCGGCGGCCTACGCGCTGGTCGCCCGGCGCTGCATGCATGAGCGCGGCGTCACGGCGGAGCATCTCGCCGCCATCTCCGTCACCCAGCGCGGCCACGCGCGCCGCCACCCCAAGGCCCAGGCCCGCGACCCGCTGACCATGGAGCAGGCGCTGTCCGCCCGCATGATCGCCGACCCGCTGCGGCTGTTCGACTGCTGCCTCGTCTCGGACGGTGGCGCCGCCCTGGTGGTCAGCGCCGCCGACGCGGCGGCCGACCATACGGACCGCGCGGTGTCGATCCTCGGCTACGGCCAGATGAACACGCACGAGCACGCCTTCGCCATGCCCTCGCTGACCGATTTCGGCTGCCGGCAATCGGCGGCGCAAGCCTTCGCCATGGCCGGGCTGACCCCGGCGGACATCGACGTGGCCGAGATCTACGACAGCTTCACCATCACCCTGCTGGCCGAGCTGGAATCCATCGGCTTTTTTCCGAAGGGGGAGGCCGGTCCGGCGATCCTCGACGGCGCGCTGGAGCTGGACGGGGTCCTGCCCTGCAACACTCACGGCGGGCTGCTGTCCTACGGCCATTCGGGGGCGGCGGGCGGCATGTTCCACATCGTCGAGGCGGTGCGGCAATTGCGCGGCGAGGCCGAGGCCCGGCAGGTGGCGGGGGCGGAAACCGCCTTCGTTCACGGCGACGGCGGCATCCTGTCCGCCCACTGCTCGCTGATCCTGGGGAGGGCGTGA
- a CDS encoding IclR family transcriptional regulator, translating to MLTDDQDRESFTLSTTFNAGKPVGAVVSAFAILRHLAAQDGAVSSAQVARALGLNPSTCFNILKTLAAERVVQFEEVGKAYRLGAGLLELAGSALDQVGYTRLLHPELERLAAAWQTPMTAWLRVSDHRVMLVDQAVSSSAIQIHMRIGHRLPLLVGALGRCMAAHAGLPVEEMRRQYAAVRQDNPPPFEQFLAEVEEARTAGYAVDRDGFTRGVTTVSSPILDAEGRPFLALSAVGLTAQFSDERAAAMAADLRDTTRRIGRQLAGPGRAAPLSPRETTR from the coding sequence ATGCTCACCGATGACCAGGACCGGGAGTCCTTCACCCTTTCCACGACCTTCAACGCCGGCAAGCCGGTCGGCGCGGTGGTCAGCGCCTTCGCGATCCTGCGCCATCTGGCGGCGCAGGACGGGGCGGTGTCGAGCGCGCAGGTCGCCCGCGCGCTCGGCCTCAACCCGAGCACCTGCTTCAACATCCTGAAGACCCTGGCCGCGGAGCGGGTGGTCCAGTTCGAGGAGGTCGGCAAGGCCTACCGGCTGGGCGCCGGGCTGCTGGAACTGGCGGGCAGCGCGCTCGATCAGGTCGGCTACACCCGGCTGCTCCATCCGGAGCTGGAACGGCTGGCCGCCGCGTGGCAGACGCCGATGACGGCGTGGCTGCGGGTCAGCGACCACCGCGTCATGCTGGTGGATCAGGCGGTGTCCAGCTCGGCCATCCAGATCCACATGCGGATCGGCCACCGGCTGCCGCTGCTGGTCGGCGCGCTCGGCCGCTGCATGGCGGCGCACGCCGGCCTGCCGGTGGAGGAGATGCGCCGCCAGTACGCCGCCGTCCGCCAGGACAACCCGCCGCCCTTCGAGCAATTCCTGGCCGAGGTGGAGGAGGCGCGGACCGCCGGCTACGCGGTGGACCGCGACGGCTTCACGCGCGGCGTGACGACGGTGTCCAGCCCGATCCTCGACGCCGAGGGCCGGCCCTTCCTGGCCCTGTCGGCGGTCGGGCTGACCGCGCAGTTCTCCGACGAGCGGGCCGCGGCGATGGCCGCCGACCTGCGCGACACCACGCGGCGCATCGGACGGCAGCTCGCCGGGCCGGGCCGGGCCGCCCCCCTTTCCCCACGGGAGACCACGCGATGA
- a CDS encoding iron-containing alcohol dehydrogenase — protein sequence MQSGVYEFLAQDRVIYGRPAAEAVSETIAKLGKQRALIVASRTLSRGTGVVTAIRGALGATCAGVFDSCVEHVPRASVLALAAEVRRLEPDLIVTVGGGTPMDTVKVALVALAEDITDTAGFDAVRIRVAEDGTRIVPAVKDPPLRQIIVPTTLSGAEFSNLGGATDPARQVKDLYTGRYIGGQVVILDPAVTVHTPERLWLSTGIRAVDHAVETVCSRKPQPFTDATCLHGLAMLARSLPANRERPDDLDARLDSQLGVWLASTGLGRVEWGASHGIGHQLGAVANVPHGHCSCVMLPSVLRWNHPVNADRQRLVAQALGREDGDAAAAVADLVRALGQPDSLRAVGVTRDHFAAIAAGAMQNMMVRSNPRPVTGEDDVREILELAW from the coding sequence ATGCAGTCGGGTGTCTACGAGTTCCTGGCGCAGGATCGCGTCATCTACGGCCGCCCGGCGGCGGAGGCGGTGTCGGAAACCATCGCCAAGCTGGGAAAGCAGCGCGCGCTGATCGTGGCGAGCCGGACGCTGAGTCGGGGAACCGGCGTCGTCACTGCCATCCGCGGCGCGCTGGGCGCGACTTGCGCCGGTGTCTTCGATTCCTGCGTCGAGCATGTGCCGCGCGCTTCCGTCCTGGCGCTGGCCGCGGAGGTGCGGCGGCTGGAGCCGGACCTGATCGTCACGGTCGGCGGCGGCACGCCCATGGACACGGTGAAGGTCGCCCTGGTCGCGCTGGCCGAGGACATCACCGACACCGCCGGATTCGACGCCGTGCGCATCCGCGTCGCCGAGGACGGAACCCGCATCGTTCCGGCGGTGAAGGACCCGCCGCTGCGCCAGATCATCGTGCCGACCACCCTGTCGGGCGCCGAATTCTCCAACCTGGGTGGCGCCACCGACCCGGCGCGGCAGGTCAAGGACCTCTACACCGGGCGGTACATCGGCGGGCAGGTGGTCATCCTCGACCCCGCCGTGACCGTCCACACGCCGGAGCGGCTGTGGCTGTCCACCGGCATCCGCGCCGTCGACCACGCGGTGGAGACGGTCTGTTCGCGCAAGCCCCAGCCCTTCACCGACGCGACCTGCCTGCACGGGCTGGCGATGCTGGCGCGCTCCCTCCCCGCCAACCGGGAGAGGCCGGACGATCTCGACGCGCGGCTGGACAGCCAGCTCGGCGTCTGGCTGGCCTCGACCGGGCTGGGCCGGGTGGAGTGGGGGGCCAGCCATGGCATCGGCCACCAGCTCGGCGCCGTCGCCAACGTGCCGCACGGTCATTGCTCCTGCGTCATGCTGCCCAGCGTGCTGCGCTGGAACCACCCGGTGAACGCCGACCGCCAAAGGCTGGTGGCGCAGGCGCTGGGGCGGGAGGACGGCGACGCGGCGGCGGCCGTCGCCGATCTGGTGCGCGCCCTGGGGCAGCCCGACAGCCTGCGGGCGGTCGGCGTGACTCGCGACCATTTCGCCGCCATCGCCGCCGGGGCCATGCAGAACATGATGGTCCGCAGCAACCCGCGCCCGGTCACTGGGGAGGATGACGTCCGGGAGATCCTCGAACTGGCCTGGTGA
- a CDS encoding ABC transporter ATP-binding protein: MPDITGLEIHGLEVRYGPVEAVRGVTLRAEPGTITAILGANGAGKSSLMKAISGLVPATAGRITLDGDDITRLPPHERARRGLSHALEGRRLFHRMTVEENLKVAWDFRNRGGNFRAVADRVYEQFPMLAPRRQTPAGMLSGGQQQMVILSAALIHEPRYLLLDEPSLGLAPVIVQQIFGFIESVCRERGTTILLCEQVAAIALRVAHSGCVLRRGQVVRGGPAVELAADPALSAAYLGG; the protein is encoded by the coding sequence ATGCCTGACATCACGGGACTTGAGATCCACGGGCTGGAGGTCCGCTACGGACCGGTGGAGGCGGTGCGCGGCGTCACGCTACGGGCCGAGCCGGGGACCATCACCGCCATCCTGGGCGCCAACGGGGCCGGCAAATCCTCGCTGATGAAGGCGATTTCCGGCTTGGTCCCGGCGACGGCGGGGCGCATCACGCTGGACGGCGACGACATCACGCGGCTTCCTCCGCACGAGCGGGCGCGCCGCGGCCTGTCGCATGCGCTGGAGGGGCGCCGGCTGTTCCACCGCATGACGGTGGAGGAGAACCTGAAGGTCGCCTGGGACTTCCGCAACCGCGGCGGCAACTTCCGTGCGGTGGCCGACCGCGTCTACGAGCAGTTCCCCATGCTGGCGCCGCGGCGGCAAACCCCGGCGGGCATGCTGTCGGGCGGCCAGCAGCAGATGGTCATCCTGTCGGCGGCGCTGATCCACGAGCCGCGCTACCTGCTGCTCGACGAACCGTCGCTGGGGCTGGCCCCGGTGATCGTGCAGCAGATCTTCGGCTTCATCGAGTCCGTCTGCCGCGAGCGCGGCACCACCATCCTGCTGTGCGAGCAGGTGGCGGCCATCGCCCTGCGCGTCGCCCATTCCGGTTGCGTGCTGCGGCGCGGGCAGGTGGTGCGCGGCGGTCCGGCGGTGGAACTGGCCGCCGACCCGGCGCTGTCGGCGGCGTATTTGGGCGGGTGA
- a CDS encoding ABC transporter permease subunit: protein MRNLLSFLTRTPVVAALLVALGVAAEFVSGATVQIWSFLLVNVLLAQSINLLTGVAGQISLGHAGFLGIGAYGSALLMKNFGLPLPLTLLAGAAMGAVSGWLLSFAAGRVREFYLAMMTLGFGMIFYEVVREWTSVTGGMMGLSGVPSPGLRTLTLFGWSVGPTAYFQIMLAVVAGVVWLLRNFVTSPFGRAFFAIHVSEVAAGSIGVPRARTKRNAYMLSAALAGLAGGFYAHLVGYLGPETFGLHRSVEVLVMAVVGGLGTLAGPVLGAVVFTYLPEKLQIFAEYQFMVYGLILLLSFVLLPRGLAGLLLPRPRFAKDVTPLPAAPPAAPKPSGSGPLLSAEGVSISFLGLRALDNASVTVGVGEILGLVGPNGSGKSTLVNIISGIYRPGDGRVTFDGAAITGLPDHAVARRGALRTFQDPRLVPAFTVRENVLLGGHRLYRQNPLAAALNLPGALREDAAMLGRADAIIAMAGLSHLADTPVRDLPYGDQRMTELSRVILADPRLVMLDEPAAGLSEVELQRLGGLVRHLKERGVGVILIEHHMDFLNELVDRVVVLDSGRVIYQGGMAGMYRDPAVVAAYLGTETHPGEAVHA from the coding sequence ATGCGGAATCTCCTCTCCTTCCTCACCCGGACCCCGGTGGTCGCGGCCCTGCTGGTGGCGCTGGGCGTCGCGGCGGAGTTCGTCAGCGGCGCCACCGTGCAGATCTGGTCCTTCCTCCTCGTCAACGTCCTGCTGGCCCAGAGCATCAACCTGCTGACCGGCGTCGCGGGTCAGATCTCGCTGGGCCACGCCGGCTTTCTCGGCATCGGCGCCTACGGCTCCGCCCTGCTGATGAAGAACTTCGGTCTTCCGCTGCCGCTGACCCTGCTGGCCGGGGCGGCGATGGGGGCGGTGAGCGGCTGGCTGCTGTCCTTCGCCGCCGGGCGGGTGCGCGAGTTCTACCTCGCCATGATGACGCTCGGCTTCGGCATGATCTTCTACGAGGTGGTGCGCGAGTGGACCTCGGTCACCGGCGGCATGATGGGGCTGAGCGGCGTGCCGTCGCCCGGCCTGCGGACGCTGACCCTGTTCGGCTGGTCCGTCGGCCCGACCGCCTATTTCCAGATCATGCTGGCGGTGGTCGCGGGGGTGGTGTGGCTGCTGCGGAACTTCGTCACCAGCCCCTTCGGCCGCGCCTTCTTCGCCATCCATGTCAGCGAGGTCGCTGCCGGCAGCATCGGCGTGCCGCGCGCCCGCACCAAGCGCAACGCCTACATGCTCAGCGCCGCGCTGGCCGGGCTGGCGGGGGGCTTCTACGCCCATCTCGTCGGCTATCTCGGGCCGGAGACCTTCGGCCTGCACCGCTCGGTGGAGGTGCTGGTGATGGCGGTGGTCGGCGGGCTGGGCACGCTGGCCGGGCCGGTGCTGGGCGCCGTCGTCTTCACCTACCTGCCGGAGAAGCTCCAGATCTTCGCCGAGTACCAGTTCATGGTCTACGGCCTGATCCTGCTGCTGTCCTTCGTCCTGCTGCCGCGCGGACTGGCTGGGCTGCTGCTGCCGCGTCCGCGTTTCGCCAAGGACGTGACGCCGCTGCCCGCCGCGCCGCCCGCCGCGCCGAAACCATCGGGGAGCGGGCCGCTGCTGAGCGCGGAGGGGGTTTCCATCAGCTTCCTCGGGCTGCGGGCGCTCGACAACGCGTCGGTCACCGTGGGGGTGGGGGAGATCCTCGGCCTCGTCGGGCCGAACGGGTCGGGCAAGAGCACGCTCGTCAACATCATCAGCGGCATCTACCGGCCGGGCGACGGGCGCGTGACTTTCGACGGCGCCGCCATCACCGGACTGCCCGACCACGCGGTGGCCCGGCGGGGCGCGCTGCGCACCTTCCAGGACCCGCGGCTCGTCCCCGCCTTCACGGTGCGCGAGAACGTGCTGCTCGGCGGGCACCGGCTCTACCGGCAGAACCCGCTGGCGGCGGCGCTGAACCTGCCGGGCGCCCTGCGCGAGGACGCGGCGATGCTGGGCCGCGCCGACGCCATCATCGCCATGGCCGGCCTGTCGCATCTGGCCGACACGCCGGTGCGCGACCTGCCCTACGGCGACCAGCGGATGACCGAGTTGTCGCGCGTCATCCTGGCCGACCCGCGCCTCGTCATGCTCGACGAGCCGGCGGCGGGCCTGTCGGAGGTCGAACTGCAACGGCTGGGCGGGCTGGTCCGCCATCTGAAGGAACGGGGTGTCGGCGTGATCCTGATCGAGCACCACATGGATTTCCTCAACGAGCTGGTCGACCGCGTGGTCGTGCTGGACAGCGGGCGGGTCATCTACCAGGGCGGCATGGCCGGCATGTACCGCGACCCGGCGGTGGTCGCCGCCTATCTCGGCACCGAAACCCACCCGGGGGAGGCCGTCCATGCCTGA
- a CDS encoding branched-chain amino acid ABC transporter permease yields MHFVLQLVFAGVCVGAVYALIAMGLSLTFWTTRTLNFGQGSLLMTASVATVAMLAAGMPAALAVPLGILLAGGLMVVAERIAIRPLLKSGDSMGWVVSTLGLGIFLQGFVSTVFGSQAIAFPSLVFDSLDSVDVAGVQVSSQYLAVLALSLSLMVAMELFLRRSAWGRAVRAVSHDADAAALAGIPVRRVIVLSFVASGVLAGIAGVMVAQITGTVDPSFGFNLMVLGFVAAVFGGMGNTAGALVGGIALGVIEKLVGGYVSTAAEHGMAFAILMVILAIRPQGLFGRKEFTKV; encoded by the coding sequence ATGCATTTCGTGCTGCAACTCGTTTTCGCCGGCGTCTGCGTCGGCGCGGTCTACGCGCTCATCGCCATGGGGCTGTCGCTGACCTTCTGGACCACGCGGACGCTGAATTTCGGCCAGGGCTCGCTGCTGATGACCGCCTCGGTCGCGACGGTGGCGATGCTGGCGGCCGGGATGCCCGCGGCCCTCGCCGTGCCGCTGGGCATCCTGCTGGCCGGCGGGCTGATGGTGGTGGCGGAGCGGATCGCCATCCGCCCGCTGCTGAAATCCGGCGACAGCATGGGCTGGGTGGTGTCCACGCTGGGGCTCGGCATCTTCCTCCAGGGCTTCGTCTCCACCGTCTTCGGGTCGCAGGCCATCGCCTTCCCGTCGCTGGTCTTCGACAGCCTGGATTCGGTGGACGTCGCCGGGGTCCAGGTGTCGTCGCAGTATCTTGCCGTGCTCGCCCTGTCGCTCTCCCTGATGGTGGCGATGGAGCTGTTCCTGCGCCGCTCCGCCTGGGGCCGCGCGGTGCGGGCGGTGTCGCACGACGCCGACGCTGCGGCGCTGGCCGGCATCCCGGTGCGCCGGGTGATCGTGCTGTCCTTCGTCGCCAGCGGCGTGCTGGCCGGCATCGCCGGGGTGATGGTGGCGCAGATCACCGGCACCGTCGATCCCAGCTTCGGCTTCAACCTGATGGTGCTGGGCTTCGTCGCCGCGGTCTTCGGTGGCATGGGCAACACCGCCGGCGCCCTGGTCGGCGGCATCGCTCTCGGCGTCATCGAGAAGCTGGTCGGCGGCTACGTCTCCACCGCCGCCGAACACGGCATGGCCTTCGCCATCCTGATGGTGATCCTCGCCATCCGCCCGCAGGGCCTGTTCGGCCGCAAGGAATTCACGAAGGTGTAA
- a CDS encoding ABC transporter substrate-binding protein, translating to MHRRSVIRLLGAAVTLTSALALSAGSAAAQDTIKIGMTSALTGPYNEYGEGGRRGVELAIEKWNAKGGINGKKVELAMLLDDQLVPDRAVQNMRRLLDNKELVAIIGPAGSGPTLAVIEMAAADGRPYMNPVAQTPTVTYPDGGKPRPNVFSFALQNDVESMVLGRYVATQFKKPGLVHESTAYGVSGADMIAKELKAAGGAAVATETYNQRAQDVTAQIARLQRAGADVVVCVGLGADLAVIRRTMARLNFNVPLVASNGALSIPYQEAAGDLVTGTRGSMVYVFGEETLNPAAQGFADAYKAKYGTDRWWGNDPQRPQIFMSLSVSNAYDAADVLFEGIKRANSTDPKAIATAIEGIQGLRGVNATYSFSATKHHAIAPEDVAIFEYVKTGDKIGLTIVKN from the coding sequence ATGCACCGTCGTTCCGTCATCCGCTTGCTCGGGGCCGCCGTCACGCTGACCTCGGCGCTCGCCCTGTCCGCCGGTTCCGCCGCCGCGCAGGACACCATCAAGATCGGCATGACCTCGGCTCTCACCGGCCCCTACAACGAGTATGGCGAGGGCGGGCGGCGCGGCGTCGAACTCGCCATCGAGAAGTGGAACGCCAAGGGCGGCATCAACGGCAAGAAGGTCGAGCTGGCGATGCTGCTCGACGACCAGCTCGTGCCCGACCGTGCGGTGCAGAACATGCGGCGGCTGCTCGACAACAAGGAGCTGGTCGCCATCATCGGCCCGGCGGGCAGCGGCCCGACGCTGGCGGTGATCGAGATGGCCGCCGCCGACGGGCGCCCCTACATGAACCCGGTGGCGCAGACCCCGACCGTCACCTACCCGGACGGCGGCAAGCCGCGCCCGAACGTCTTTTCCTTTGCGCTTCAGAACGACGTCGAATCGATGGTGCTCGGCCGCTACGTCGCCACCCAGTTCAAGAAGCCGGGGCTGGTCCACGAAAGCACGGCCTACGGCGTGTCCGGCGCCGACATGATCGCCAAGGAGCTGAAGGCGGCGGGCGGTGCGGCTGTGGCGACGGAGACCTACAACCAGCGCGCCCAGGACGTGACGGCGCAGATCGCCCGTCTCCAGCGGGCCGGGGCCGACGTGGTGGTCTGCGTCGGGCTGGGCGCCGATCTGGCGGTGATCCGCCGCACCATGGCGCGGCTGAATTTCAACGTGCCGCTGGTGGCCTCCAACGGCGCCCTGTCGATTCCCTACCAGGAGGCCGCCGGGGATCTGGTGACCGGCACGCGCGGTTCCATGGTCTACGTCTTCGGCGAGGAGACGCTGAACCCGGCGGCCCAGGGCTTCGCCGACGCCTACAAGGCCAAGTACGGCACCGACCGCTGGTGGGGCAACGACCCGCAGCGCCCGCAGATCTTCATGTCGCTGTCGGTCAGCAACGCCTACGACGCCGCCGACGTGCTGTTCGAGGGCATCAAGCGCGCCAACTCCACCGATCCCAAGGCCATCGCGACGGCCATCGAGGGCATCCAGGGCCTGCGCGGGGTGAACGCGACCTATTCCTTCTCCGCCACCAAGCACCACGCCATCGCGCCGGAGGATGTGGCGATCTTCGAGTACGTGAAGACCGGCGACAAGATCGGGCTGACGATCGTCAAGAACTGA